The Streptomyces sp. 135 sequence GGCGTCTCGCCGTTCCGCCGCAGCAACACCCCGGCGACGCTCCAGTCGGTGCTCAACGCGACGCCCGCCGCGCCCGCCTCGGCCTCGGGACCGCTCGCCCGCGCCATCAACGGCCTGCTGGCCAAGGACCCCGCGCAGCGCCCGGACGCCGCGCGGGTCCGCGCCCTCCTGGAGGAAGCGGCCAAGCCGCCGCAGCCCGCGCCGACGCAGGTCGTCACGGTCGCGGGCGGCGGCGACGGACGTAACGGCAAGGGCGTCTTCCTGAGCCGCAAGGCGCTGGCCGTCATAGCCGGAGTGGTCGTCGCGGCGGTGGCGGCGGGCGTGCTGGTGGCCGTGAACCCCTTCGAAGGCGCGTCGCAGGCGGAGGGCTGGAAGAAGCACAAGGCGGCAGTGGTCGCCGCCACCGTCTCCGCGCCGGCGCACTACGTGGAGAGCAAGCCGGAACCGACCGACACGAACGAGAGCTGGATCCGCTACGACGACCCGAGCGGCGCCATCTTCATCACGCTCGACCGCGCCGAGAAGACCGACACGTCCCAGGACATCGCCGGGTCCTCGGCGGCCCAGGCGTACGCCGACATGGAGAAGTTCAAGGAGAGCGGCGAGTCGTTGTTCAGCGACATGGACAGCGATCCCGCGCCGGACGGGAAGACCAAGGAGACCAAGTTCAAGGACCGGGCCGCCGCCGTGAACACGGTCACGTACACCGACTCGCAGACCGAGCTGCCGCACGAGGCCAAGATCTTCTACTACCGGACCAGGTCGGGCGACATGTACCGGCTGTGGATCGACTACCCGGGCAAGGGCGACTTCACGGCCCGCGGCCGCGAGGTCGCGGAGACCGCCATCGCGGAGCTGGAGATCGACAAGCTCTGAAAAGGCCCCAGGAGGGGTGCGGGCCGTGACAACGCCCTGATCAGCGGCTTTGCCGCCAGCAATCACTGGCGCCGTGCGAGTGGCCCGTGAAGCCCGTTACCGATGGGTACCCAAAACCCTGACGTGGGCCTACTCTCACGAGCATGACGGACTCGCAGGCCACCGCAGCGCCCCTCGGAACCAACCCGACCGCCCCGGCCCCCGAAGGCGCGCGTACCGCCGCCGACGTGGTCACGCCCGAGCTGATAGCCCAGCTCACCCGTGACGTCATCGGGTCGCGGCGCACGGCCAACCACACGCCGCTCACCGGCGAGAAGCTGGCCGACCTGCCCGAGTCCACCCCCGAGGACGTGGCCACCGCCTTCCAGCGGGCCCGCACCGCCCAGATCGCCTGGGCCCGCACCCCGGTGCGGCAGCGCGCGGCCGTCCTGCTCCGCTTCCACGACCTGGTGCTCCAGCGCCAGGCCGAGGTGCTCGACCTGATCCAGCTGGAGACCGGCAAGGCCCGCCTCCACGCCCACGAGGAGATCCAGGCCGTCGCGGTCGCCGCCCGGCACTACGGCCGCAAGGCCCCCTCGTACCTGAGCCCCAAGCGGCACACCGGCGTCGTCCCGACGCTCACCAAGGTCACCGAGAACCGCCAGCCGCGCGGCGTCGTCGGGCAGATCGCCCCCTGGAACTACCCGCTCGAACTCTCCATCGGCGACGCGCTGCCCGCCCTCGTCGCGGGCAACGCCCTCGTGATGAAGCCGGACACGGAGACCTGCCTGACCGCCCTGTGGGCCCGTGACCTGATCATCGAGGCGGGGCTGCCGTCCGAGGTCTTCCAGGTCGTCCTCGGTGAGGGCCCGGTCGTCGGCCCCGAGGTCGTCAGGCACGCCGACTACGTCTCCTTCACCGGCTCCACCCGCACCGGCCGCGCGGTCGCGCAGGGCGCCGCTGCCCGCCTGGTCGGCGTCTCGCTCGAACTCGGCGGCAAGAACGCCATGCTGGTCCTGCACGACGCCGACGTCGACAAGGCCGCCGCAGGCGCGGTGCGCGCCTGCTTCTCCTCCGCGGGCCAGCTGTGCATATCCATCGAGCGGCTGTACGTCCACGAGTCGATCGCCGACCGGTTCCTGGAGCGCTTCGCCGAGCGGACGAAGGCGATGCGGCTCGGCACGTCCCTCACGTACGGCGCCGACATGGGCTCGCTCGTCGGCGAACGGCAGCTGGAGACCGTGACCCGGCACGTCGAGGAGGCCGTCGCCAAGGGCGCCACGCTGGTCGCGGGCGGCGTCGCACGCCCCGACATAGGCCCGTACTTCTTCGAGCCGACCATATTGGACGGAGTCGAGGCGCCCATGGCGGTCTGCACCGAGGAGACCTTCGGCCCGGTCGTCTCCGTCTACCGTTTCACGGACGAGAACGAGGCGATCGAGCTGGCCAACTCCACGTCGTACGGCCTGAACTCCTCGGTCTGGACGAAGGACGGCCGCCGCGGCCGCGAGATCGCCGCCCGCCTGC is a genomic window containing:
- a CDS encoding serine/threonine-protein kinase, whose amino-acid sequence is MSHDGGASYGPYEPTSFGLQQPRQPGVPGQPNPYAQPHPAPHPAPHPAPDPGAGRLIAGRYRLLAKLGHGGMGTVWRARDETVDREVAVKEPRLPDHLPERERANAFERMRREARAAARLDHPAVVDVHDVAVEDGQPWIVMELVQGRSLGAALQEGTLDARDAARIGLEVLNALDAAHQAGILHRDVKPDNVMLGRHDRVILTDFGIAQIEGETNLTDTGGFVGSPEFIAPERVLGQRPGPASDLWSLGVVLYAATEGVSPFRRSNTPATLQSVLNATPAAPASASGPLARAINGLLAKDPAQRPDAARVRALLEEAAKPPQPAPTQVVTVAGGGDGRNGKGVFLSRKALAVIAGVVVAAVAAGVLVAVNPFEGASQAEGWKKHKAAVVAATVSAPAHYVESKPEPTDTNESWIRYDDPSGAIFITLDRAEKTDTSQDIAGSSAAQAYADMEKFKESGESLFSDMDSDPAPDGKTKETKFKDRAAAVNTVTYTDSQTELPHEAKIFYYRTRSGDMYRLWIDYPGKGDFTARGREVAETAIAELEIDKL
- a CDS encoding succinic semialdehyde dehydrogenase, giving the protein MTDSQATAAPLGTNPTAPAPEGARTAADVVTPELIAQLTRDVIGSRRTANHTPLTGEKLADLPESTPEDVATAFQRARTAQIAWARTPVRQRAAVLLRFHDLVLQRQAEVLDLIQLETGKARLHAHEEIQAVAVAARHYGRKAPSYLSPKRHTGVVPTLTKVTENRQPRGVVGQIAPWNYPLELSIGDALPALVAGNALVMKPDTETCLTALWARDLIIEAGLPSEVFQVVLGEGPVVGPEVVRHADYVSFTGSTRTGRAVAQGAAARLVGVSLELGGKNAMLVLHDADVDKAAAGAVRACFSSAGQLCISIERLYVHESIADRFLERFAERTKAMRLGTSLTYGADMGSLVGERQLETVTRHVEEAVAKGATLVAGGVARPDIGPYFFEPTILDGVEAPMAVCTEETFGPVVSVYRFTDENEAIELANSTSYGLNSSVWTKDGRRGREIAARLRTGTVNVNEGYAPAYGSVQSPMGGMKDSGLGRRHGSEGILKFTEAQTVAQQRLVPLAPSFGLDDEKYAAFMTTSLKVMKAFRLR